The stretch of DNA CATCGTCGTGCCGGTTTCCTCATCCGGCTCGTCGAGGCTTACGCTCATCTCGGGACGCTCATATTTCGTGTCCCGGATATAGTTAACGGACAGGTTCGATGCAATCCTGTACAGCCAGGTGCTGAATTTCGCTTCCGCGTTATACGTCGAACGCGCGCGGTAGACCCGAAGGAAGACTTCCTGCGCTAGTTCCTCCGCAAGATGAGTATTGCGGGTAACGCGGTACATGAAACCCAGCATCGGGCGACGGTACTTCTCGACCAGATACTCGAAGGCCGAGTCGTCTCCGTCTTTCACCTGCAGCATCAGATCGGCGTCGGTCAGGGTGGCGGCTCCGGGTTGCAGTTTACTCGTTCGGCTGGCCGAACGTGAATCCTGATTGCCCTTGGAAGTGCCGCCCAGCAGACCCGGGTTTAGGGCTACGCTGCTCACGTCAGAACAAACCCCGTCGTCGCCGGAAAGTTGCGTATTACCAACGTCATCCGGCTCCATGGACGGTTGTGGCAGGTACCCCGAATTGTCCGTGTATTCAGGCATCAGCCAGAACCCCAGAACGGGCTCGTTCATTATCCCAGAACCGTGCCTTTTTGTGCACACTTTGAGTTCCCTTTCAGGGACCGGAAGCCTTGCTCCGCCTAAACTACCGCTTAATTCGTTAATTTGACGCTGTCCTTTGCCTGCTTTATAGTGAATTTGACCTGTGTACTGGCTTTTGGGGGCGCTT from Terriglobales bacterium encodes:
- a CDS encoding RNA polymerase sigma factor, producing MNEPVLGFWLMPEYTDNSGYLPQPSMEPDDVGNTQLSGDDGVCSDVSSVALNPGLLGGTSKGNQDSRSASRTSKLQPGAATLTDADLMLQVKDGDDSAFEYLVEKYRRPMLGFMYRVTRNTHLAEELAQEVFLRVYRARSTYNAEAKFSTWLYRIASNLSVNYIRDTKYERPEMSVSLDEPDEETGTTMDLADKSINAEQDLIRRERLAAIKKHVQALPERQRNAVFMHKYQGMDYKQISEVLNISESATKSLLFRAYETLRERLKEFI